The genomic DNA aaaaaggaaataacaGAAACATCTCTTAAAAGTTCCTTAAAAACTGTGTTTATGTGACCGTTGCGATCAATAAATTtcctttttgtgttttgtttgaaaGCCATGGGAGCTTATTACTACTACTGTGTCTGTATGTTGTGATTGAATATTATCTCAAAAGGCGTAGTAATGTCTGACAAGGATAACGGACTCTTGTACGTGATCCCTCTTatcttctcagttctcacccTTTGAATCGCTCTTTACTCTTCTCAGTACTAGAACCAAAGAGATTGTGCTAACGAATCCAGACAAGGGTCTCAAAGAAGCAGTGGATAAAGGCAAAGAGATTGTTCaaacgcatatatatatatatagaagaagttGTGTGTTAGTTACTTTAGTTAGGGAGGGATGCACAAACAGAGAGGAGAGacaaaagttatatatacatatggtaTTTCTAGTTAATTACTTGGTGGGATGGGCACTAGGGGGAGAAGAATCTGCTGATCTAATTGAATCACTTTCAGGAGNGAAAGTGGAATCTGATTCAtttcttagtttctttttcctcttaatAAACGACGAGGCAGCTTTTAGTTTCAAAAAAGCTATTTCTTCGTGCACATGTCTCCGATTTTCATATTGATTTGTGGGGTCAAATTACCTATTACTTATTCCTTATACATGCATGTAGTGATATAACATATATGTCGACCAAAAATGTTTGATAGATGATATATATTTGACTCTCAATTCAACCCACACTCTTgttaaaagggggaaaaaggGACGACATCCGTTACATTTAATAGACATATAAGTCGAACGATTACCCAATTTCAGGTGTGAAGTCCAAAAATGCCGATTGAGTTCGGTACATAACGCATGGATTATGACACAAATCAACGTGTTGACACTAGACTGCAAGATCCTGCTGCATGATGTATACTAGTATTTGACAAAGTATTTGACAAGGCGCGTAATATACGAATTTTAATTCTGTCACGTACGTAGTATACAAGTGCGagactttttttattattattttttattaagtgcGAGACTTGGCCGCAcgattaaaataatcaaataatgcTGCTGATTCATGGCGCTCTTGTAATTCATACTCCCTGTATATTCAGTTAAATAATCATATCGTGCAATCCATCCATGGTTAATGACTAGGGCAATAATCTCGTTAACTAGACAAATCGTTGTTTATGTTTTCAGTTGACACGTGTTCACGTAATGGCCACAAAATTATAAAGTGTTTTTTACCAAATAACTTTAATCATCCCGGAAgaatactaatattattcttATGCAGTCGCATAATCAGACAATAAAGTTCCTCTTAGAATTTattgtataatttatataaaataaaagcataACCAAAATGATAGATTGCATATGGGAATGCTGCGAATCAAATGAAATCGGAAGGTTcggaacaaacaaacaaatgaagggaaaaaaaaactcaaaaaacaaaaaatattgatttaagtGACCTCAAATAATGCATCATGCATGCCAGATCATCATAATAATgtgatcatcaccatcaatatTTGGGAGTGGCGGGAGCAGCCTTAGGACCGGTGTAGTAGAAAGGTCCGACGCTGAAGAGCTTCAAGTTTTTGTCGGAGTAGAAACGGTATCCGTACAACGACAAGGGAACTCCTGTGAGACCCTTGTTGACATTTGTCGGGTTATTGCAAGACTCGATGGGAGATGTGTAAAGCTTGACACGGCAGTAAGCTAGATCCTTGATGTCGGTCAACGACACGTGGAAGTAACCCTTAGAGTCAGTGGGATTGCTGTAGATCACAACCTCGTTCTTGTCTTTCCCGTATGATGCTGGGTCGGAGCACACAATTTTTACCTTTGCTCCTACatgaatataataaattgaaagtTATATGATTAGAAATGTTGCTGTTAATAGTAAATATATAATCTGGGACGCTTAAGTATGTATTTTTATACCTAGAATAGGGTAGGTTTTGTAGCCGTTTTTGCATAGGATGATGCCATCAACAGCCTTAAGAATCTCTGGGACGTATGGTTTGGTGGGTGCAGTGTAGGTTGGTTTAGGCACATATGGAGGGGGTGGAGAAGAATAGATTGGAGACTTTTTGTAGACCGGAGCTGAAGGAGTAGGCTTGTAAACCGGTGGAGTGTAAACCGGAGGTGGGATAGTTGGCGTAGTGTAAACCGGTGGTGAGAGAGTAGGCTTGTAAACCGGTGGAGTGTAAACCGGAGGTGGGATAGTTGGCTTAGTGTAAACCGGTGGGGATAGAGTAGGCTTGTAAACCGGTGGAGTGTAAACTGGAGGTGGGATAGTTGGCTTAGTGTAAACCGGGATAGTTGGCTTAGTGTAAACCGGTGGGGAGAGAGTAGGCTTGTAAACCGGTGGAGTGTAGACCGGAGGTGGGATAGTTGGTTTGGTGTAAACTGGAGGTGAGGGAGTAGGCTTGTAAACCGGTGGAGTGTAGACCGGAGGTGGAATAGTTGGCTTAGTGTAAACCGGAGGTGAAAGTGTAGGCTTGTAAACCGGTGGAGTGTAAACTGGAGGTGGAAGTGTGGGTTTGTGTTCCGGTGATTTGTAAACCGGAGGAGATGAGGGAGAGTAGTAATCAGCGGTGGCAATGG from Camelina sativa cultivar DH55 chromosome 7, Cs, whole genome shotgun sequence includes the following:
- the LOC104699619 gene encoding proline-rich protein 3-like — its product is MAITRASFSICLILSLVTIATADYYSPSSPPVYKSPEHKPTLPPPVYTPPVYKPTLSPPVYTKPTIPPPVYTPPVYKPTPSPPVYTKPTIPPPVYTPPVYKPTLSPPVYTKPTIPVYTKPTIPPPVYTPPVYKPTLSPPVYTKPTIPPPVYTPPVYKPTLSPPVYTTPTIPPPVYTPPVYKPTPSAPVYKKSPIYSSPPPPYVPKPTYTAPTKPYVPEILKAVDGIILCKNGYKTYPILGAKVKIVCSDPASYGKDKNEVVIYSNPTDSKGYFHVSLTDIKDLAYCRVKLYTSPIESCNNPTNVNKGLTGVPLSLYGYRFYSDKNLKLFSVGPFYYTGPKAAPATPKY